TAACGCTTTTTAGTTTTCCCAAAAGCGCTGGCGCTGCGATACCGCCCACCATCAGAAGCGGCATCAGGGCGAGTGTGATCAAAAATGCTTTGGTCGCCACCATGGCGCGGTATTCGCGAGCGGCGATTGTGAGCAGGATTCTCATTATGTTGCCTCACCATTCGTATCCGGTTTCGCGATCGACACAAAAACGTTGTGCAGCGTCGGTTGTTCGAGTTCGAACCGATCAATCTCACAGCCAGCTTCGACCAGGGTCTTCAGCACATCGCTCGACACACTTTCGTCTCTTACTGACAGCAGGATTTCATCATTCACTTTGTCGATTCGCGTCACGCCCGGCAGATTCGAGGGCAAGCTGTCGATGTTCCGCAGCCGAACACTTAGCCGATTCGTGGCATACTGTTTGCGAATCTCATCGACGGATCCGTTCAACACTTTCCGGCCCTTGAAGATCATAAAGATCGTATCGCACATGCGTTCGGCCACGTCCATGTCGTGAGTCGAAAAGATGACCGTCGTACCGGTTTCCCTAAGCGAGAGCACCGCGTCGCGTAGCACGTCCAGGTTCACCGGATCCAGACCACTAAACGGTTCGTCCAGAATCAGTAACTCAGGCCTGGCTACGACGGCGGTGATGAAGGACACCTTCTGAGCCATCCCTTTGGACAACGCGTCGATGCGTTTGTTGGCCCAGGAAGTTGCGTCCAGCCGTTCCAGCCATTCGTCGATTGCGGGCTTACAGTCGTACACGCCTTTC
This DNA window, taken from Fuerstiella marisgermanici, encodes the following:
- a CDS encoding ABC transporter ATP-binding protein: MNHAVELVGATKRFGSQTAVDNLDLTVPRGSIYGFIGPNGSGKTTTLRMILRIFQPDSGSVSVLGKTAGRAADPRVGYLPEERGLYKRMKVFDLCAYYAKLKGVYDCKPAIDEWLERLDATSWANKRIDALSKGMAQKVSFITAVVARPELLILDEPFSGLDPVNLDVLRDAVLSLRETGTTVIFSTHDMDVAERMCDTIFMIFKGRKVLNGSVDEIRKQYATNRLSVRLRNIDSLPSNLPGVTRIDKVNDEILLSVRDESVSSDVLKTLVEAGCEIDRFELEQPTLHNVFVSIAKPDTNGEAT